accttgttataaAATCTTATGACcgagttccagctggcgctgaaagtaattccttatgtaaaggacctcaggtttgtatagttaggaaaaatacaactgacttttaaatatttattttttaaaattttattttgcaggTACTGTGATTGGCATTAAACTCTGAAGTGCCTTCACTTTGTGCATAGGAAGCTGATATAGTATAAATGTGATAAAACACAAAAACCATGGAAGACAAAGTAGCAGCTCCCATGTTGCGTATCCCTGCAATGCTTATGCCTTCTTATAACAATGTTATGGGTAGgtatttttatgcttattttagTCTTTTCAGTGTAGTAATTTGCAGGATAAAATCAATACAAAATGCTAATCAGAATGCTGAATTATGAAATTGTGTGCTTCATTATTTGGGaggaatcttacctactgttaaagatagcttatatCTCCGTGCTATTAGGCAAGGAGATATAAGCTATTTTTAATTGTAGGTAATTATTCAGATtataaatttcattatgaaaatttatcTTCTTTTACATCAGTATATCAGGTTAGAAAAATTCTTTTTACAGCAACTGAGGATGGGAAACAAGCACCAAAGAGAGTGAGAGTGTTTTGTGGTGTGTGTgaaaaaattagatattattCCATCCACCGGGGGGTGACACGAATTGGAGGAGTCATAGCTTGTGAAGCTTGCCGACACTTTTATCAGAAGTTTAAAAGACAGCCATGCATTTTGACATGCACAGAGGGTGGAGGGTAAGTAATGCATCTCTCTTGCTGAGGTTATTTCAGAAGATAAACaggttttgtcatttttatgcaaattttgtaatttttatgcaaatgttATATCATTTCATGAAGTAATTACAGGGTTTTATTTTCAGATGCCTTGACTTGAATGATAACTCAAGAAATAGGTGTCGTGCATGTTGGATAGGACACATTCTGAGTCGTTGCCCCGTTCCACCTGAAATGTATCATAATTTGATAAGCCATTTGCCAAAGCCAATTCAGGTGAGGTTTTTTAAAGCTTAAGCATTATTAGAAATCTCTATTATTGCAGTGGGTTTTGACATGCCATGTGCAAATGAACCATGATAAATTGCTGTTGATGGGGTCTTTAGTGAACCAAGCAATGTATTGAGaaccacagggtagtgttcttggtccactgatATTTTTGGTGTGtgcaagtgatatggttgttgtcttggaaacaagattgttcagtatgccaatgatgcaacacttgtaggTTTagtagtctccacttatgagaaatgaagctgccctcggCCTCAGTCAGATCATAGGCCAGCTCAGGGAATGATGTAGTTGATGGGTGATGAAGCTGAACTCAAGTAAAACTAAAACACTGTTGATTAGTTGATCTTgcacagatttcccaccccatccttcCCTTCAGGtagatggaactttgctgaatgagtctgaagctttaactattctagctGTAACTTTTGActtacatcttacttttgagaatcATCTAATGAAAGTTCCAGCAACTGTTGTATgaagttatgtatatattgtatgtaaggCCTCTTATCtttataagtgataaaatcaTTGCAACCTGTTTTACatcatttgtgcttcctttactagaatactgcgctccagtgtggatgtctgcttctgttgAAGAAGGATCTCTTTTATATAGAGTGTTTGTTCATATGCagtacaaaccttcagtcttaacaagaGGATAATCTGTTAGTGCCAGcaggaaaccagttaaaaacaatcaaagattgtaatgcaaggaatatgtggcatctggcaactcatgcgtatatGAGATGGAGGCTGGTCACTGACGACGCTTGGAACATCGTGACGCACCAGTCTTTCTTCAACTGCCTTTAAGAGTGGCCCTTCGCTTTGCTCTCCTCCcccccaatctttttttttttttttaattattttattttttatcaatataaacC
The sequence above is a segment of the Macrobrachium nipponense isolate FS-2020 chromosome 2, ASM1510439v2, whole genome shotgun sequence genome. Coding sequences within it:
- the LOC135220955 gene encoding retinoic acid receptor RXR-gamma-like isoform X1, with protein sequence MEDKVAAPMLRIPAMLMPSYNNVMATEDGKQAPKRVRVFCGVCEKIRYYSIHRGVTRIGGVIACEACRHFYQKFKRQPCILTCTEGGGCLDLNDNSRNRCRACWIGHILSRCPVPPEMYHNLISHLPKPIQERMPPEAQVAANIPENRKGSLGLEVSRNGVWEDVTVAVDLEADPNGDSSAEASGNEPQRSLIQSQVSWA
- the LOC135220955 gene encoding retinoic acid receptor RXR-gamma-like isoform X2; this encodes MEDKVAAPMLRIPAMLMPSYNNVMATEDGKQAPKRVRVFCGVCEKIRYYSIHRGVTRIGGVIACEACRHFYQKFKRQPCILTCTEGGGCLDLNDNSRNRCRACWIGHILSRCPVPPEMYHNLISHLPKPIQERMPPEAQVAANIPENRKGSLGLEVSRNGVWEDVTVAVDLEADPNGDSSAEASGNEPV